A window of the Cicer arietinum cultivar CDC Frontier isolate Library 1 chromosome 6, Cicar.CDCFrontier_v2.0, whole genome shotgun sequence genome harbors these coding sequences:
- the LOC101513824 gene encoding scarecrow-like protein 23, which yields MLQSLVPLPPLTSKPNNSMKAKRAEREHDDADSNVQEPSFKRPNYSSEKTVAEGEGHEEVQAFEPQIEGESTGLKLLGLLLQCAECVAMDNLDFANDLLPEITELSSPFGTSPERVGAYFAQALQARVVSSCLSSYSPLTAKSVTLTQSQRIFNAFQSYNSVSPLVKFSHFTANQAIFQAVDGEDRVHIIDLDIMQGLQWPGLFHILASRSKKIRSVRITGFGSSSELLESTGRRLADFASSLGLPFEFHPVEGKIGSVTEPSQLGVRPNEAIVVHWMHHCLYDITGSDLGTLRLLSQLRPKLITTVEQDLSHAGSFLARFVEALHYYSALFDALGDGLGADSVERHLVEQQLLGCEIRNIIAVGGPKRTGEVKVERWGDELKRVGFQPVSLRGNPASQASLLLGMFPWRGYTLVEENGSLKLGWKDLSLLIASAWQPSDLITYTD from the coding sequence ATGCTTCAAAGCTTGGTCCCTCTACCTCCTCTCACTTCAAAACCTAATAACTCAATGAAGGCCAAACGCGCCGAACGCGAACACGACGACGCTGATTCCAACGTTCAGGAGCCTTCCTTCAAGAGACCCAACTACTCCTCCGAGAAGACGGTGGCGGAAGGAGAGGGACACGAGGAGGTTCAAGCTTTTGAACCTCAAATTGAAGGCGAATCAACTGGTCTCAAACTTCTAGGGCTTTTACTCCAATGCGCTGAATGCGTCGCCATGGATAACCTCGATTTCGCCAACGACCTCTTGCCGGAGATCACTGAACTCTCTTCACCGTTCGGAACTTCGCCAGAGCGCGTCGGCGCGTACTTCGCACAGGCGCTGCAAGCGCGAGTGGTCAGTTCTTGCCTCAGCAGTTACTCGCCGTTAACCGCTAAGTCGGTAACCCTAACTCAGTCGCAGAGAATCTTCAACGCGTTCCAATCCTACAACTCTGTTTCACCGTTGGTGAAATTCTCACACTTCACCGCGAATCAAGCAATCTTCCAAGCAGTAGACGGTGAAGATCGCGTCCACATCATCGATCTCGATATCATGCAGGGACTTCAATGGCCAGGATTGTTCCACATATTAGCTTCACGATCCAAGAAGATCCGCTCCGTGAGAATCACTGGTTTTGGCTCCTCCTCAGAGCTTCTAGAATCAACGGGAAGGAGACTCGCCGATTTCGCGAGTTCGCTCGGGCTTCCGTTCGAGTTTCATCCCGTGGAGGGTAAAATCGGAAGTGTAACAGAGCCGAGTCAACTCGGTGTTAGGCCAAACGAAGCGATCGTGGTTCACTGGATGCACCATTGCTTGTACGATATAACTGGTAGCGATTTAGGAACGTTGAGATTGCTGAGTCAGCTTAGGCCAAAGCTAATCACCACCGTTGAACAAGATCTTAGCCACGCTGGTAGCTTCTTAGCGAGGTTTGTGGAGGCTTTGCATTATTACAGCGCGTTGTTCGACGCGCTAGGAGATGGTTTGGGTGCAGACAGTGTTGAGAGGCATTTGGTGGAGCAGCAGCTGTTGGGCTGTGAGATAAGGAACATTATCGCCGTGGGTGGGCCCAAGAGGACTGGAGAGGTTAAAGTTGAGAGATGGGGAGATGAGTTGAAACGGGTCGGGTTTCAACCCGTTTCACTGCGTGGTAACCCGGCTTCACAAGCGAGCTTGTTGTTGGGGATGTTCCCATGGAGAGGGTATACGCTTGTTGAGGAGAATGGTTCTTTGAAGCTCGGTTGGAAGGATCTCTCTTTGTTGATCGCGTCTGCTTGGCAGCCGTCTGATTTGATTACTTACACGGATTGA
- the LOC113787015 gene encoding uncharacterized protein, which translates to MDTNKDLDRQNEEVVNTKTYENEFKRGATIMQNVIKARSSDIKFEVGWNESGQPIDHNGSMFVSYIGVVVRQSIPITIDDWRDKVLKDVKDIMWTDIQAAFVVDVVRNTYVLRVGGKIHRGFRSYLSNCYLKDREENTNAEAPKIYKHYISNEEWSAFVAKRSDPAFVNISKANRERAKNLTHPYKKSRMGYARLEQKLLQDTQSDQPLGRHILWKEARVNKDGVVDNENVQKVIELCENLEQSSENQEDNKASCRNILGKVFNVPEYFRSREG; encoded by the exons atggataccaacaaggatttagatcgtcaaaatgaggaagttgtcaacactaagacttatgaaaatgaattcaaacgtggtgcaaccatcatgcaaaatgtcataaaagcaaggagtagtgacataaaatttgag gttggatggaatgagagtggtcagccaattgaccaCAACGgttccatgtttgtaagttatattGGGGTCGTTGTTCGTCAGAGTATCCCCATCacaattgatgattggagagataaggtgTTGAAGGATGTGAAAGATATAATGTGGactgatatacaa GCTGCTTTTGTTGTTGACGTGGTGAGAAATACTTACGTGTTGAGAGTTGGcgggaaaatacaccggggttttAGATCTTACCTCTCAAATTGTTATCTAAAAGACCGTGAAGAAAATACgaatgctgaagctccaaaaatatacaaacattatatatcaaatgaagaatggagcgcatttgtagcaaaacgttcagaccccgcgtttgtg aatataagtaaggcaaatcgcgagagggcaaaaaatctgacgcacccatacaaaaaatctcgtatgggatatgcacgtctagagcaaaaactt ctacaagacacccaatccgatcaaccgttgggtcgtcatatcttgtggaaggaagctcgtgtaaataaagatggagtggttgataatgaaaatgttcaaaaagtaatagaactttgt gagaatctcgaacaaagttcggaaaatcaagaggacaacaaagctagttgtAGGAACATTCTCGGTAAAGTATTTAATGTTCCTGAGTATTTCCGGTCGCGTGAGGGgtaa